From Drosophila suzukii chromosome 2R, CBGP_Dsuzu_IsoJpt1.0, whole genome shotgun sequence, a single genomic window includes:
- the LOC108019737 gene encoding uncharacterized protein yields the protein MSTDEDSLGSPLKPATPTPVERERPRGGRSGAADLLRHQQSFEARYSGIIQKQIWETSINKDVLERQLNAYFPFSRSASLSKDGSGGFDQLLPPATGGSGSGLKTRSLATTPTRRPGVCLEKLETVDVASLEQQTQGK from the coding sequence ATGTCCACCGACGAGGACTCCCTGGGCAGTCCCCTCAAgccggccacgcccactcccgTCGAGCGGGAGCGACCCAGGGGCGGCCGATCCGGGGCGGCGGATCTGCTGCGCCACCAGCAGAGCTTCGAGGCCCGCTACAGCGGCATCATCCAGAAGCAAATCTGGGAGACGAGCATCAACAAGGACGTGCTGGAGCGCCAGCTGAACGCCTACTTCCCCTTCTCGCGCAGCGCCTCGCTCTCCAAGGATGGATCCGGCGGATTCGATCAGCTCCTGCCGCCGGCAACGGGCGGAAGCGGAAGTGGGCTGAAGACCCGTTCCCTGGCCACCACGCCCACCAGGCGGCCAGGCGTCTGTCTGGAGAAGCTGGAGACGGTGGACGTGGCCTCCCTCGAGCAGCAGACCCAGGGAAAGTAG